From the Vibrio alginolyticus NBRC 15630 = ATCC 17749 genome, one window contains:
- the sspB gene encoding ClpXP protease specificity-enhancing factor, with protein sequence MDIAKMTARRPYMLRAFYEWLVDNDLTPHLVVDATMPGVRVPVEFIQDGQIILNIAPRAVGNLELGNDAITFHARFSGRPHSVIVPVYAVQAIYARENGAGTMFEPEEAYTHIEEEAMTEEESSPSFTTVSDEPSELVSDSDAEEDDAPRPKGKPSLRVIK encoded by the coding sequence ATGGATATTGCAAAAATGACTGCTCGCCGCCCGTATATGCTTCGCGCATTTTACGAGTGGTTAGTAGACAATGACTTGACTCCTCACTTGGTTGTGGATGCAACAATGCCAGGGGTGCGTGTCCCGGTTGAATTTATTCAAGATGGTCAAATTATTTTGAATATTGCGCCACGTGCAGTGGGTAATCTTGAGTTAGGTAATGATGCGATTACCTTCCATGCTCGCTTTAGCGGTCGTCCGCACTCAGTGATCGTGCCTGTGTATGCTGTTCAAGCTATTTATGCACGTGAGAATGGTGCTGGTACTATGTTTGAACCAGAAGAAGCGTACACTCACATCGAAGAAGAAGCGATGACCGAGGAAGAATCATCCCCATCGTTCACAACGGTTAGTGATGAGCCTTCTGAGTTAGTTTCTGATTCAGATGCCGAAGAGGACGATGCTCCTCGACCAAAAGGCAAACCAAGCTTAAGAGTGATTAAATAA
- a CDS encoding BON domain-containing protein, with protein sequence MLRSLVILLTALSLSGCAGLFIAGAATTANIVTDTRTTKQIWQDNNIEFEVAAIGNKAPFKGEVRVVASSYNGTVVLMGQAPTQDLILALERRAREVSGVKVIHNQIKQKEPLTVTQISNDSWITTKVKSALLTDSELNGVKVKVITEDGDVFLFGYVTPEQGDRATEIARNISGVKQVIKGFQYGEMEPVEVDLPSDGVQTIESEASTESEENVEVFTISE encoded by the coding sequence ATGCTACGTAGCCTCGTTATCTTATTAACAGCATTGAGTTTAAGTGGTTGCGCAGGTTTGTTTATCGCAGGTGCAGCAACCACAGCGAATATTGTCACGGACACACGCACGACAAAACAAATCTGGCAGGACAATAACATCGAATTCGAAGTTGCGGCGATCGGCAATAAAGCACCGTTTAAAGGTGAAGTTCGTGTCGTTGCCAGTTCATATAATGGGACTGTAGTCCTTATGGGACAAGCTCCGACACAAGACCTTATCCTTGCTTTAGAGCGAAGGGCTCGAGAAGTTAGTGGTGTAAAAGTCATACACAATCAAATCAAACAAAAAGAGCCACTCACTGTTACCCAGATTAGCAATGACAGCTGGATCACAACCAAAGTAAAGTCAGCTTTGCTTACTGATTCTGAGCTTAATGGTGTTAAGGTTAAAGTGATCACCGAAGATGGCGATGTTTTTCTGTTTGGTTATGTCACGCCAGAGCAAGGCGATCGAGCGACAGAAATCGCGCGTAATATCTCAGGCGTAAAACAAGTCATTAAAGGGTTCCAATACGGCGAAATGGAGCCTGTTGAAGTAGACTTACCGAGTGACGGTGTACAAACAATAGAAAGTGAGGCAAGCACAGAAAGTGAAGAGAACGTCGAAGTCTTTACGATTAGTGAGTAA
- a CDS encoding phosphoheptose isomerase, with amino-acid sequence MLDSIKDSFTESIQIQIAAAEALPDAITHAAQAMVSSLLNGNKILCCGNGGSASNAQQFVSCLLNRFETERPSLPAMALTADNTTLTAVANDYHYQEIFSKQVRAFGQPGDILLAMSTSGNSKNIIKAMEAAVTRDMTIIALTGKDGGEMAGLLGENDVEIRIPSHRTARIHEVHMVTLHCLCDLIDQVLFPAHEE; translated from the coding sequence ATGCTAGACAGCATTAAAGACAGCTTTACAGAAAGTATTCAAATTCAAATCGCAGCAGCAGAGGCGCTGCCTGATGCCATTACTCATGCAGCTCAAGCGATGGTGTCGAGCCTGCTTAATGGCAATAAAATTTTATGTTGTGGTAATGGCGGCAGTGCTTCAAACGCTCAACAATTTGTTTCTTGTCTTTTAAACCGTTTTGAAACTGAGCGTCCTAGCCTACCAGCAATGGCCTTAACCGCCGATAATACCACCCTAACCGCAGTGGCCAACGATTACCACTACCAGGAAATCTTCTCAAAACAGGTACGAGCGTTTGGTCAACCAGGCGACATTTTGCTTGCCATGTCGACTAGCGGTAACAGTAAAAATATTATCAAAGCGATGGAAGCAGCCGTAACTCGAGACATGACGATTATCGCGCTAACAGGAAAAGATGGCGGAGAGATGGCAGGACTGCTCGGTGAGAACGACGTCGAAATTCGTATTCCATCACACCGCACTGCACGTATTCACGAAGTACATATGGTAACACTCCATTGTCTTTGTGATCTTATTGACCAGGTGCTTTTCCCTGCTCACGAAGAGTAA
- a CDS encoding YraN family protein has translation MGLFSKRQIGNQYEALAKQYLQRQGLNFIEQNFLTKVGEIDLIFQQGETIVFVEVKYRKNNHFGSAAEMVTHAKMRKLVKTAQVWLSQQKRLKHNIDYRFDVIAIHDNGRDINWIENAISEG, from the coding sequence GTGGGGCTCTTTAGTAAGCGCCAAATCGGAAATCAATATGAAGCTCTGGCGAAGCAGTATTTACAACGCCAGGGCTTAAACTTTATTGAACAAAATTTTCTGACTAAGGTCGGTGAGATTGATTTAATCTTCCAACAAGGTGAAACTATTGTGTTTGTTGAAGTCAAATACCGTAAGAACAATCACTTTGGCTCGGCAGCAGAAATGGTGACGCACGCTAAAATGCGCAAGCTAGTCAAAACCGCACAAGTTTGGCTTAGCCAACAAAAGCGCTTAAAACACAATATCGATTATCGATTTGATGTCATCGCCATTCATGATAATGGGCGAGATATCAACTGGATAGAAAACGCAATCTCTGAAGGATAA
- a CDS encoding penicillin-binding protein activator — protein sequence MINHKRLSVPRILTPVALAITLAACSSGPRQPDGVDVTLEPTQSVQNYMIQADSTEGSLQNDWLIMATKAAIQANQFDQAEMLIKRLARQQLTEVQQAEWQLARATIQQKQGNYSQLLQLLNFKPWWKLPNEQWKDYYLMRADAYQGLNQAFEANRQLVAFGQYASSAEQREISSRIWMNFGSYSEYELTSLETEPNEDVLDGWLQLAIYAKTLSGNLSQLKNTLERWLNENPSHPAAIYTPEEIQNILSLDIVKPNNTALLLPLTGKFSPQAQLIRDGFVFAMMNDRNRDPSATLTVIDTNAYNADQIKQRLINENIDFVVGPLEKENVELLHTTMDGSENGPTIPALALNIPEDVQPDSNICYLALSPEQEAAQAAKHLFSEGYNFPLILAPKGSFGERVTEAFNKEWRKYSSNKVAASYFGDKRQLQKDINEVFGLQESKQRIAQMQSLMRIKLETQPRSRRDVDAVYIVARSTELTLIKPFIEVAINPDAKAPQIFSSSRSNSGGATYEDLTGIIYSDIPLLIDPDPSVTAEMNELWSEQSNMEKRLKALGMDAYKLIGELPQMKVVPGYSVGGQTGILSIDNNCVVQRELSWAERGAL from the coding sequence ATGATTAACCATAAGAGACTCAGTGTACCACGCATACTTACTCCTGTTGCACTAGCAATTACGCTCGCCGCCTGTTCTTCAGGTCCAAGACAGCCTGATGGCGTTGATGTAACACTTGAGCCTACTCAGTCTGTTCAGAACTATATGATCCAAGCTGATAGCACGGAAGGCAGTTTACAAAATGACTGGTTGATCATGGCAACCAAAGCCGCGATTCAAGCAAACCAGTTTGATCAAGCAGAAATGTTGATCAAGCGCCTGGCTCGTCAACAGTTAACCGAAGTTCAGCAAGCAGAGTGGCAACTAGCGCGTGCGACCATACAGCAAAAACAGGGTAATTACTCTCAGTTGCTGCAATTGTTGAATTTTAAACCTTGGTGGAAGTTGCCAAATGAGCAATGGAAAGACTATTACTTGATGCGTGCCGACGCTTATCAAGGTCTTAACCAAGCGTTTGAGGCAAACCGCCAACTGGTTGCATTTGGTCAATATGCATCGTCCGCGGAGCAGAGAGAGATTTCTAGCCGTATTTGGATGAACTTTGGCAGCTACTCCGAGTACGAACTGACCTCATTAGAAACAGAGCCAAATGAAGATGTTTTGGATGGTTGGCTACAACTCGCTATTTATGCGAAAACGCTGTCGGGCAACTTATCCCAACTAAAAAATACCCTAGAACGCTGGTTAAACGAGAACCCATCGCACCCAGCCGCTATCTACACACCAGAAGAGATTCAAAACATTCTCTCTCTAGACATTGTTAAACCAAACAACACCGCTTTGTTACTGCCGCTTACTGGTAAGTTCTCGCCACAAGCGCAATTAATTCGTGATGGTTTTGTGTTTGCGATGATGAATGATCGTAACCGTGATCCAAGCGCTACCCTCACGGTAATAGACACTAATGCGTATAACGCCGACCAAATTAAACAACGTTTGATCAATGAAAACATCGATTTTGTTGTTGGTCCTCTAGAAAAAGAGAACGTTGAGCTATTGCACACAACCATGGATGGCTCAGAAAATGGTCCTACGATTCCAGCCCTTGCGCTAAATATTCCCGAAGATGTGCAACCAGATAGCAATATTTGCTACTTGGCATTATCACCGGAACAAGAAGCCGCACAAGCAGCGAAACACTTGTTCAGCGAAGGCTATAACTTCCCTCTGATTCTGGCACCAAAGGGCAGCTTTGGTGAACGTGTAACTGAAGCGTTCAACAAAGAGTGGCGCAAGTACAGCTCTAATAAAGTCGCAGCAAGTTATTTTGGTGACAAGCGCCAACTTCAAAAAGACATCAATGAAGTATTTGGCCTACAAGAAAGCAAACAACGTATTGCTCAGATGCAATCACTAATGCGTATCAAGCTTGAAACACAGCCACGTAGCCGTCGTGATGTCGATGCGGTTTATATTGTTGCTAGAAGCACGGAACTGACCTTGATTAAGCCGTTTATTGAGGTAGCGATTAATCCAGACGCCAAAGCGCCACAAATTTTCTCTAGCTCGCGTAGCAACAGTGGCGGCGCGACTTACGAAGATCTAACAGGCATCATCTACAGCGATATTCCATTGCTGATTGACCCAGACCCTAGCGTGACCGCTGAAATGAACGAGTTGTGGTCAGAGCAATCTAACATGGAAAAACGTTTGAAAGCACTGGGTATGGATGCGTATAAATTGATTGGGGAGCTGCCACAAATGAAGGTCGTTCCGGGCTACTCAGTTGGCGGCCAAACCGGTATTTTAAGTATCGACAATAATTGTGTTGTACAGCGTGAGCTAAGCTGGGCTGAGCGTGGGGCTCTTTAG
- the rsmI gene encoding 16S rRNA (cytidine(1402)-2'-O)-methyltransferase has translation MTDKNKLPNEGPTLYIVPTPIGNLADITQRAIEILSTVDIIAAEDTRHTGKLLSHFNIQTKTFALHDHNEQQKAQVLVEKLLSGQSIALVSDAGTPLISDPGYHLVTKCRQAGVRVVPLPGACAVITALSASGLPSDRFSFEGFLPPKSKGRKDKFLEIASVERTCIFYESPHRILDSLQDMLDVLGPDREVVLARELTKTFETIQGMPLGELIEWVKSDDNQQRGEMVLLVHGHRETTDDSLPEDALRTLGILTKELPLKKAAALVAEIHNLKKNALYKWGLENLD, from the coding sequence ATGACAGATAAAAATAAGTTGCCGAATGAGGGGCCAACTCTCTATATCGTACCGACTCCAATCGGAAATTTAGCGGATATCACCCAACGTGCTATCGAAATTCTGTCGACTGTGGACATCATTGCCGCTGAGGATACTCGACATACGGGGAAATTACTGTCTCACTTCAATATTCAAACCAAAACTTTTGCTCTACATGACCACAATGAGCAGCAAAAAGCACAAGTTTTGGTAGAAAAGCTGCTTTCCGGTCAGTCTATCGCATTAGTTTCTGACGCTGGTACGCCACTTATCAGCGACCCAGGATACCATTTGGTGACAAAATGTCGTCAAGCGGGCGTTAGAGTTGTGCCTCTTCCAGGTGCCTGTGCGGTCATTACGGCGTTAAGTGCCTCTGGCTTGCCATCGGATCGCTTTAGCTTCGAAGGTTTTTTACCACCGAAAAGCAAAGGTCGTAAGGATAAATTCCTAGAGATTGCTTCGGTAGAGCGTACGTGTATTTTTTACGAGTCACCGCACCGTATTTTAGACTCTCTACAAGACATGTTAGACGTTCTTGGCCCAGATAGAGAAGTTGTGTTGGCAAGAGAGCTAACAAAAACCTTTGAAACCATTCAAGGCATGCCGTTAGGTGAGCTGATTGAATGGGTGAAAAGTGACGATAACCAACAGCGTGGTGAAATGGTATTGTTGGTACATGGCCATCGTGAAACAACAGACGACTCACTACCTGAAGATGCTTTACGCACGTTAGGGATTTTGACCAAAGAGCTGCCTTTAAAAAAAGCAGCTGCTTTGGTGGCAGAAATACATAACTTGAAGAAGAATGCGCTATATAAATGGGGCTTAGAAAACTTAGACTAA
- the rsmH gene encoding 16S rRNA (cytosine(1402)-N(4))-methyltransferase RsmH, with amino-acid sequence MTETFQHISVLLNESIDGLAIKPDGVYIDGTFGRGGHSRTILSKLGENGRLYSIDRDPQAIAEAGKINDPRFTIIHGPFSGIAEYAEEYGLVGKVDGVLLDLGVSSPQLDDAERGFSFMKDGPLDMRMDPTSGVPVSQWLMEADLDDITWVIREFGEDKHARRIAKAIVAYREDEENEPMVRTGQLAKLISDAAPKSFKEKKHPATRAFQAFRIYINSELEEIDTALKGAASILAPEGRLSVISFHSLEDRMVKRFIRKESKGPEVPHGIPMTEEQIRALGSANMKAVSKAIKPSKQEIEMNPRSRSSVLRIAEKL; translated from the coding sequence ATGACCGAAACCTTCCAACATATTTCCGTGTTATTAAATGAATCCATTGATGGCTTAGCTATCAAACCAGACGGCGTCTATATTGATGGAACATTTGGCCGTGGCGGTCACAGCCGGACAATTCTATCTAAACTCGGTGAAAATGGCCGACTGTACAGTATCGACCGTGACCCTCAAGCGATCGCTGAGGCAGGCAAAATCAATGACCCTCGCTTCACCATTATTCATGGTCCATTTTCTGGTATTGCTGAGTATGCTGAAGAGTATGGACTAGTTGGAAAAGTAGATGGTGTTCTGCTGGATTTAGGCGTTTCTTCTCCTCAGTTAGACGACGCAGAGCGTGGCTTTAGCTTTATGAAAGACGGTCCGCTAGATATGCGTATGGACCCGACATCAGGTGTTCCAGTATCTCAATGGTTGATGGAAGCAGACCTCGATGATATCACTTGGGTCATTCGCGAGTTTGGGGAAGATAAACATGCGCGCCGTATTGCAAAAGCGATTGTTGCCTACCGTGAAGACGAAGAAAATGAGCCAATGGTTCGCACTGGTCAGCTGGCAAAATTGATTTCAGATGCCGCACCGAAAAGTTTTAAAGAGAAAAAACACCCTGCGACTCGTGCTTTCCAGGCTTTTCGTATTTACATCAACAGTGAGTTAGAAGAAATTGATACGGCACTTAAAGGCGCGGCGAGCATTCTGGCTCCTGAAGGCCGTTTATCTGTGATTAGCTTCCACTCTCTGGAAGACCGTATGGTCAAACGTTTTATCCGTAAAGAGAGCAAAGGGCCTGAAGTGCCACACGGTATTCCAATGACGGAAGAGCAAATTCGTGCTCTTGGTAGTGCGAATATGAAAGCGGTGAGCAAAGCGATTAAGCCAAGCAAACAAGAAATTGAAATGAACCCTCGCTCGCGCAGCTCTGTGTTAAGAATTGCGGAAAAGCTTTAA
- the ftsL gene encoding cell division protein FtsL, with protein MTKSTPNLAKLIATDLLTVGRWPLLLLLLIVASAMGVVFATHHARQAITEKDHTLVERERLDSEWRNLMLEETALAEHSRVHDLAKKELEMKRPDGDKEVVVTLK; from the coding sequence ATGACGAAATCCACTCCTAATCTTGCTAAGTTGATTGCAACAGATCTCCTCACTGTTGGTCGCTGGCCATTACTGTTGTTGCTATTGATCGTGGCATCGGCAATGGGAGTGGTATTTGCTACCCACCATGCGCGTCAAGCGATCACCGAAAAAGACCATACGTTGGTTGAACGAGAACGATTAGATAGCGAATGGCGTAACTTAATGTTGGAAGAAACTGCCCTCGCGGAACACAGTCGTGTTCATGACCTTGCCAAAAAAGAACTTGAAATGAAACGACCTGATGGCGATAAAGAAGTGGTTGTCACGCTCAAATGA
- a CDS encoding penicillin-binding transpeptidase domain-containing protein: MIRKKSNTKQANKRKPVAKEKAATGDKKNDNKAVKVAVEESFLIRWRFHLLLFFVFCAFALLVARVAYIQIIEPDNLIKQGDLRSVRVKSIPSARGIISDRNGEPLAVSVPVEAVWADPATIFKENALSQTKSWHALADVLGIDRQGLIDKIKRNEKRRFIYLQRQVSPAMANYIRELKLPGVGLKSESRRYYPAGEVSAHLVGVTGIDGHGLEGVERSYDEWLTGAAGKKTIRKDRYGRVVENIAWQDKQEGKSLQLTIDQRLQAIAYRAIKQAVADHRATSGSVVMLDVKTGAVLAMVNAPSYNPNNRSDWQSYQMRNRVITDSMEPGSTIKPFVILAALENGIADKDTIVDTGNGVLRLGGSRVRDVSRVGKASLTTILKKSSNIGVTKLAMQMLVEALLGLYSSVGFGELSGLNLVGEVTGIFPTRTRWSPIERATIAFGYGLSITPIQLAHAYATLGNLGKYEPIHIIESNDHDMSRQVVSAKYARQVLDMLETVTQKGGSARRAAVPGYRVGAKTGTSRKASAGGYSDEYITYTAGLAPVSDPRIALVVIVNEPQGDDYYGGSVASPVFSEIMKGALQILNVAPDENKFQQ, encoded by the coding sequence ATGATTAGAAAAAAATCCAACACGAAACAAGCCAATAAGCGTAAACCTGTAGCAAAAGAGAAAGCGGCTACGGGGGATAAGAAAAACGATAACAAAGCAGTGAAAGTGGCGGTCGAAGAATCTTTCTTGATTCGTTGGCGCTTCCATCTATTACTGTTTTTTGTTTTTTGTGCATTTGCCCTTTTGGTGGCACGCGTAGCCTACATCCAAATCATTGAGCCAGATAACCTGATTAAACAAGGTGACCTACGTTCGGTTCGTGTTAAATCCATTCCTTCTGCTCGCGGTATTATTTCGGATCGAAATGGTGAGCCGCTTGCTGTCAGTGTACCGGTTGAGGCTGTTTGGGCAGATCCTGCCACGATTTTTAAAGAAAACGCGTTAAGCCAGACCAAAAGTTGGCATGCATTAGCGGATGTTCTTGGTATTGACCGACAAGGGTTAATAGACAAAATCAAGCGCAATGAAAAACGCCGCTTTATCTACTTGCAGCGCCAGGTCAGTCCGGCCATGGCGAACTATATTCGTGAGCTAAAGCTGCCAGGTGTTGGCCTTAAGTCGGAATCTCGTCGTTATTATCCTGCAGGTGAGGTTAGTGCTCACTTAGTCGGTGTGACAGGCATTGACGGGCATGGCCTAGAAGGTGTGGAGCGTAGCTACGATGAGTGGCTCACTGGCGCGGCGGGTAAGAAAACTATTCGTAAAGACCGTTATGGTCGTGTTGTGGAAAACATTGCTTGGCAAGACAAGCAAGAAGGTAAATCACTTCAGTTAACCATCGATCAGCGCCTACAGGCGATTGCGTATCGTGCGATTAAGCAAGCCGTTGCGGACCACCGCGCCACTTCAGGTTCTGTTGTCATGTTGGATGTAAAAACGGGCGCCGTATTGGCCATGGTTAATGCTCCTTCTTACAACCCTAACAATCGTAGCGATTGGCAAAGCTATCAAATGCGTAACCGAGTGATCACGGACTCAATGGAGCCCGGTTCGACCATTAAGCCTTTCGTTATTTTAGCCGCCTTAGAAAATGGGATAGCGGATAAAGATACCATCGTAGATACCGGTAATGGTGTTCTACGTTTAGGTGGTAGTCGAGTCAGAGATGTCTCTCGCGTAGGTAAAGCGAGCTTGACCACGATCCTTAAAAAGTCGAGTAATATCGGTGTGACGAAGCTAGCAATGCAAATGCTGGTAGAGGCGCTTCTTGGGCTGTACAGTTCAGTGGGTTTTGGTGAGCTTTCTGGCCTAAACCTAGTTGGGGAAGTGACGGGTATTTTTCCTACACGAACTCGTTGGTCGCCAATTGAGCGCGCCACGATTGCGTTTGGTTATGGTCTATCAATTACACCAATCCAGCTAGCCCATGCTTATGCGACGCTTGGAAACCTTGGCAAATACGAGCCTATTCATATTATCGAAAGCAATGATCATGACATGTCACGCCAAGTGGTGAGTGCGAAGTATGCGCGTCAAGTATTAGACATGTTGGAAACCGTAACTCAAAAAGGGGGCTCGGCTCGCAGAGCGGCAGTTCCTGGTTATCGAGTAGGAGCGAAAACGGGTACATCACGTAAAGCTTCTGCCGGTGGGTACAGCGACGAGTACATCACCTACACGGCTGGGCTTGCTCCGGTTAGCGATCCGCGAATTGCTTTAGTAGTGATCGTAAACGAGCCTCAAGGCGATGACTACTATGGTGGTTCGGTAGCGTCTCCTGTCTTCTCTGAAATCATGAAAGGCGCGCTACAAATACTCAATGTTGCACCTGACGAAAACAAATTCCAACAGTAA
- the murE gene encoding UDP-N-acetylmuramoyl-L-alanyl-D-glutamate--2,6-diaminopimelate ligase, protein MTKAISMDVLLSPWVDCPSLSSVLVSELELDSRRVQPGTTFVAVIGHVVDGRKFIASAIEQGANAALAQACDVKTHGTVEIIDDVPVIYIDRLDQRLSAIAGKLYAYPDMDLIGVTGTNGKTTITQLIAQWLELLDHKAAVMGTTGNGFLNNLQQAANTTGNAVEIQKTLSSLANQQATYTALEVSSHGLTQGRVKALSFAAGVFTNLSRDHLDYHGTMEEYANAKLGLFTQHQCKRAIINVDDEVGHQWASQLSNAIAISLKPNTEFESAIWATEVSYAESGITIKFDGKFGSGELHAPLIGEFNATNLMLAFATLLSLGIEKQALLETAGQLQPVLGRMELFQTKDRAKVVVDYAHTPDALEKALQALRVHCEGQLWAIFGCGGDRDAGKRPMMAEIAERLGDRVVLTDDNPRSEDPVQIVKDMLAGLSKPAEAIVQHDRFKALSYAIENASPNDIILLAGKGHEDYQIRNGETIHYSDRESAMQLLGLNS, encoded by the coding sequence ATGACTAAAGCCATCAGTATGGACGTGCTGCTTTCCCCTTGGGTGGATTGCCCTAGCTTATCGTCCGTTCTTGTTTCTGAATTGGAGCTCGACAGCCGAAGAGTTCAACCTGGAACCACGTTTGTAGCAGTGATTGGCCATGTTGTGGATGGGCGTAAATTCATTGCCTCTGCAATTGAGCAAGGTGCAAATGCAGCCCTGGCGCAAGCCTGCGATGTCAAAACACATGGTACGGTGGAAATCATTGATGATGTTCCCGTCATTTACATTGATAGGTTGGACCAACGTTTATCCGCAATTGCTGGAAAGCTTTATGCTTACCCTGATATGGATTTGATTGGTGTCACCGGCACCAACGGCAAAACCACCATTACCCAGTTAATAGCGCAATGGCTAGAACTGCTTGACCATAAAGCGGCGGTAATGGGAACAACAGGAAATGGCTTCCTCAATAACTTGCAACAAGCTGCGAATACAACGGGGAATGCCGTTGAAATTCAGAAAACGCTTTCCTCTCTCGCAAATCAACAAGCCACATACACCGCGCTAGAAGTATCTTCCCATGGCCTGACGCAAGGTCGTGTCAAAGCACTATCATTTGCGGCGGGCGTGTTTACTAACTTAAGTCGTGACCACTTAGATTATCATGGCACGATGGAAGAGTATGCCAATGCAAAGCTTGGGTTGTTCACGCAACACCAATGTAAACGTGCCATTATCAATGTTGATGATGAAGTAGGTCATCAATGGGCGTCGCAGTTAAGTAATGCGATCGCTATTTCGCTCAAGCCGAACACTGAATTTGAAAGCGCAATTTGGGCGACGGAAGTTAGTTACGCGGAGTCAGGGATTACTATTAAGTTCGATGGTAAATTTGGCTCAGGTGAATTGCACGCGCCTTTGATTGGTGAGTTTAATGCAACCAACTTAATGCTCGCTTTTGCGACCTTATTAAGCTTAGGTATAGAGAAACAAGCGTTACTCGAAACCGCAGGTCAACTGCAACCTGTACTCGGCCGAATGGAGTTATTCCAAACTAAGGATCGTGCCAAAGTCGTGGTCGATTATGCCCACACTCCTGATGCTTTAGAAAAAGCGCTGCAAGCTTTACGAGTTCATTGTGAAGGCCAGCTGTGGGCTATTTTTGGCTGCGGTGGCGATCGCGATGCAGGTAAGCGCCCAATGATGGCGGAAATTGCAGAGCGTCTAGGCGACAGAGTGGTGTTGACTGACGATAACCCACGCAGCGAAGATCCGGTTCAGATTGTGAAAGACATGTTAGCTGGGCTGTCAAAACCTGCTGAAGCGATTGTTCAGCATGACCGCTTCAAAGCACTGTCTTATGCCATTGAAAATGCTTCGCCAAACGACATTATCTTGTTAGCAGGGAAGGGCCATGAAGATTATCAGATTCGTAATGGCGAAACGATTCATTACTCCGACCGCGAGTCCGCAATGCAACTTTTAGGATTGAACTCATGA